In a genomic window of Frankiaceae bacterium:
- the infB gene encoding translation initiation factor IF-2 — protein sequence MAKRVYELAKELGLESKALVSWLKDNGEFVRSASSTVEMPVERKVRAAFPDAAPPAAKPAKAPAKKAAAAAAPAPSDGAAAAPVEAAPTITAPPAEEPAAAAASAPPAATPAAPPTPGLPPRPPAAPGMPRPGNNPFGSPGLPPRPMPGPRPGVPGMAPRPGVPGMPPRPGMGARPGPGGVAPRPGMAPRPGMGAPGARPGAPGARPGAPGAGRPAGGGYGGARPGGPGGATGGGYGGARTGGAPGGGGAAGRPGGGGYAGRPGGGGAPGGRGRGGGTAGAFGRPGGGRPVRGRKSKKQRRQEFDNLEAPTSSGIIPRGKGETVRLARGASLADFADKINVNPGTLVQLLFGLGEMVTATQSCSDETLELLGVQLDYVVEIVSPEDEDRELLETFDLEFGGEYGDDVEMITRPPVVTVMGHVDHGKTKLLDAIRNAEVAEGEAGGITQHIGAYQVHNHHHDRLITFIDTPGHEAFTAMRARGAKVTDIAILVVAADDGVKPQTIEALNHAQAADVPIVVAVNKIDKEGANPDKVRQQLTEYNLVAEEYGGQTLFVDVSAKAGIGIEELLDAVLLTADAALDLSAPADVDAQGVAIEAHLDKGRGPVATVLVQRGTLRVGDSIVAGDAFGRVRAMLDEHGNAVEEAGPSRPVLVLGFTSVPGAGDNFLVVPEDRVARQIAERRQARERNAELAQQRGRPSLEDLFERIEAGKVDTLNLILKGDVSGSVEAVEDALLKIEVGDEVGLRIIHRGVGAITENDVTLAKASDAVILGFNVRPEGKARELAERERIDVRYYSVIYQAIDDIEAALKGMLKPEFEEVQLGTAEVREVFKVPKIGNVAGSLVRSGTIVRNSKARLVRDGVVVADNLTIDSLRRFKDDVRDVLEGYECGIGLGNFNDIKVDDVIETWELREKPRA from the coding sequence GTGGCGAAGCGGGTCTACGAACTCGCCAAGGAGCTGGGGCTGGAGAGCAAGGCCCTGGTGTCCTGGTTGAAGGACAACGGAGAGTTCGTCCGTTCGGCGTCGTCGACCGTGGAGATGCCGGTCGAGCGCAAGGTCCGCGCGGCGTTCCCCGACGCGGCACCACCCGCCGCGAAGCCGGCCAAGGCCCCGGCGAAGAAGGCCGCGGCAGCAGCCGCGCCCGCGCCGTCCGACGGCGCGGCCGCCGCCCCCGTCGAGGCGGCCCCCACGATCACGGCGCCCCCCGCCGAGGAGCCCGCCGCGGCCGCCGCGAGCGCGCCCCCCGCCGCGACCCCCGCGGCCCCGCCGACGCCCGGCCTCCCGCCGCGGCCCCCGGCGGCGCCCGGCATGCCGCGGCCAGGCAACAACCCGTTCGGCTCGCCCGGTCTCCCGCCGCGCCCGATGCCAGGCCCGCGCCCCGGCGTACCCGGCATGGCGCCGCGCCCCGGCGTACCCGGCATGCCCCCGCGGCCCGGCATGGGCGCGCGGCCAGGCCCTGGCGGCGTAGCACCTCGTCCCGGCATGGCTCCCCGTCCTGGCATGGGCGCCCCCGGCGCCCGGCCCGGCGCGCCCGGTGCCCGTCCCGGCGCCCCCGGCGCGGGCCGCCCCGCAGGCGGCGGCTACGGCGGCGCTCGTCCCGGCGGTCCCGGCGGCGCCACCGGTGGTGGCTACGGCGGCGCTCGTACGGGCGGTGCCCCCGGTGGCGGCGGTGCCGCCGGTCGTCCGGGTGGCGGCGGCTACGCCGGCCGTCCCGGTGGCGGCGGCGCGCCCGGCGGGCGCGGACGCGGCGGCGGCACGGCGGGTGCGTTCGGCCGGCCAGGCGGCGGGCGTCCGGTCCGCGGCCGCAAGAGCAAGAAGCAGCGGCGTCAGGAGTTCGACAACCTCGAGGCGCCGACGAGCAGCGGCATCATCCCCCGTGGCAAGGGCGAGACCGTTCGCCTCGCCCGCGGGGCGTCGCTCGCCGACTTCGCCGACAAGATCAACGTCAACCCCGGCACGCTCGTCCAGCTGCTGTTCGGCCTCGGCGAGATGGTGACCGCGACGCAGTCCTGCTCCGACGAGACGCTGGAGCTGCTCGGCGTCCAGCTCGACTACGTCGTCGAGATCGTCAGCCCCGAGGACGAGGACCGCGAGCTGCTGGAGACGTTCGACCTCGAGTTCGGCGGCGAGTACGGCGACGACGTCGAGATGATCACGCGGCCACCGGTCGTCACGGTCATGGGTCACGTCGACCACGGCAAGACCAAGCTCCTCGACGCGATCCGCAACGCCGAGGTGGCCGAGGGCGAGGCCGGTGGCATCACGCAGCACATCGGCGCGTACCAGGTGCACAACCACCACCACGACCGGCTCATCACGTTCATCGACACCCCGGGCCACGAGGCGTTCACCGCCATGCGAGCCCGCGGTGCCAAGGTCACCGACATCGCGATCCTCGTGGTCGCGGCCGACGACGGCGTCAAGCCGCAGACCATCGAGGCGCTCAACCACGCCCAGGCGGCCGACGTGCCGATCGTCGTGGCCGTCAACAAGATCGACAAGGAAGGCGCCAACCCCGACAAGGTGCGTCAGCAGCTCACCGAGTACAACCTCGTCGCCGAGGAGTACGGCGGCCAGACGCTGTTCGTCGACGTCTCGGCCAAGGCCGGCATCGGCATCGAGGAGCTGCTCGACGCCGTCCTGCTCACCGCCGACGCGGCGCTCGACCTGTCCGCTCCGGCCGACGTCGACGCGCAGGGCGTCGCCATCGAGGCGCACCTCGACAAGGGCCGCGGCCCTGTCGCCACCGTGCTGGTCCAGCGCGGCACGCTGCGGGTCGGCGACTCGATCGTCGCGGGCGACGCGTTCGGCCGTGTCCGCGCCATGCTCGACGAGCACGGCAACGCCGTCGAGGAGGCAGGTCCCTCGCGGCCCGTTCTCGTCCTCGGCTTCACGTCCGTCCCCGGCGCCGGCGACAACTTCCTCGTCGTCCCCGAGGACCGCGTCGCCCGGCAGATCGCCGAACGCCGCCAGGCCCGCGAGCGCAACGCCGAGCTGGCCCAGCAGCGCGGGCGCCCGTCCCTCGAGGACCTGTTCGAGCGCATCGAGGCCGGCAAGGTCGACACGCTCAACCTCATCCTCAAGGGCGACGTCTCGGGTTCGGTCGAGGCCGTCGAGGACGCGCTGCTCAAGATCGAGGTCGGCGACGAGGTCGGCCTGCGGATCATCCACCGCGGCGTCGGCGCCATCACCGAGAACGACGTCACCCTGGCCAAGGCCTCCGACGCCGTCATCCTCGGGTTCAACGTCCGCCCCGAGGGCAAGGCCCGCGAGCTGGCCGAGCGCGAGCGGATCGACGTCCGCTACTACTCGGTCATCTACCAGGCCATCGACGACATCGAGGCCGCCCTCAAGGGCATGCTCAAGCCCGAGTTCGAAGAGGTGCAGCTCGGTACCGCCGAGGTCCGCGAGGTCTTCAAGGTCCCGAAGATCGGCAACGTCGCCGGCTCGCTCGTCCGCTCCGGCACCATCGTCCGCAACTCGAAGGCCAGGCTCGTTCGCGACGGTGTCGTCGTCGCCGACAACCTCACCATCGACTCGCTGCGGCGGTTCAAGGACGACGTACGCGACGTCCTCGAGGGCTACGAGTGCGGTATCGGCCTCGGCAACTTCAACGACATCAAGGTCGACGACGTCATCGAGACCTGGGAGCTCCGCGAGAAGCCGCGGGCCTAG
- a CDS encoding YlxR family protein, whose amino-acid sequence MGCRTRAAKFELLRVVARADGTLAVDSRGRMPGRGAHVHPDPACVDLAERRKAFPRALRLSGPVDLSPVRTFLNAPTTEGS is encoded by the coding sequence GTGGGCTGCCGTACCCGGGCGGCGAAGTTCGAGCTCCTGCGCGTCGTGGCGCGAGCGGACGGCACTCTTGCCGTCGACTCCCGCGGACGGATGCCGGGACGGGGCGCGCACGTGCACCCCGATCCGGCCTGCGTCGACCTCGCGGAACGCCGCAAGGCGTTCCCGCGAGCGTTACGGCTCTCGGGCCCGGTCGACCTCTCGCCGGTACGCACGTTCCTGAACGCACCGACAACCGAAGGCAGCTGA
- the nusA gene encoding transcription termination factor NusA, which produces MNVDIAALRSIEREKDISFDTVVEAIETALATAYRKTDGAHGECRVEVDRKTGEVRLYARELDDEGSLVREYEDTPEDFGRIAAMTAKQVILQRLRDAEQELTYGEYAGREGDVVAGIIQQHSSQNVLVQLGKVEAVLPVAEQVPGERYEHGQRIRAYVLQVHKGVRGPSITLSRTHPNLVKKLFALEVPEIADGTVEIAAIAREAGHRSKIAVRSKSPSVNARGACIGPMGQRVRNVVTELHGEKIDIVDWSDDPATFVGNALSPATVNSVEIVDATAKSARVVVPDYKLSLAIGKEGQNARLAARLTGWRIDIHSDAETPPEEAPEPAEHTAGGPEGASR; this is translated from the coding sequence GTGAACGTCGACATCGCCGCGCTCCGTTCGATCGAGCGCGAGAAGGACATCTCGTTCGACACGGTCGTCGAGGCCATCGAGACCGCGCTTGCCACGGCGTACCGCAAGACCGACGGCGCGCACGGCGAGTGCCGCGTCGAGGTCGACCGCAAGACCGGGGAGGTACGCCTCTACGCCCGCGAGCTCGACGACGAGGGCAGCCTCGTCCGCGAGTACGAGGACACCCCCGAGGACTTCGGCCGCATCGCCGCGATGACGGCCAAGCAGGTCATCCTCCAGCGCCTGCGCGACGCCGAGCAGGAGCTGACGTACGGCGAGTACGCCGGCCGCGAGGGCGACGTCGTCGCCGGCATCATCCAGCAGCACTCCAGCCAGAACGTCCTCGTCCAGCTCGGCAAGGTCGAGGCCGTCCTGCCGGTCGCGGAGCAGGTGCCCGGCGAGCGGTACGAGCACGGCCAGCGCATCCGCGCGTACGTCCTCCAGGTCCACAAGGGCGTCCGCGGCCCGTCGATCACGCTGAGCCGCACGCACCCGAACCTCGTGAAGAAGCTATTCGCGCTGGAGGTGCCGGAGATCGCCGACGGCACCGTCGAGATCGCCGCCATCGCCCGCGAGGCGGGGCACCGTTCCAAGATCGCGGTGCGCTCGAAGAGCCCCAGCGTCAACGCCCGCGGCGCCTGCATCGGGCCCATGGGCCAGCGGGTCCGCAACGTCGTCACTGAGCTGCACGGCGAGAAGATCGACATCGTCGACTGGTCCGACGACCCGGCGACGTTCGTCGGCAACGCCCTGTCACCCGCGACGGTCAACTCCGTCGAGATCGTCGACGCGACGGCGAAGTCGGCGCGCGTGGTCGTCCCCGACTACAAGCTGTCGCTCGCCATCGGCAAGGAGGGCCAGAACGCCCGCCTCGCCGCCCGCCTCACGGGCTGGCGCATCGACATCCACTCCGACGCCGAGACCCCGCCCGAGGAGGCCCCGGAGCCCGCCGAACATACGGCTGGCGGTCCTGAGGGGGCTTCGCGGTAG
- the rimP gene encoding ribosome maturation factor RimP, whose translation MSGAAATRVRAAIEPALTGAGYYVEDVAVRAAGKRQLVQVAVDKDDALTLDDVAEATRVVSQALDEADPFQGAYVLEVTSPGVDRPLTLPRHWRRNAGRLVEVRRTDGTEVTGRVQSADDDGAELLVVVDGQVRVEYADVAKAKVVVEFTRAEGEDDDA comes from the coding sequence ATGAGCGGCGCCGCGGCGACCCGGGTCAGGGCGGCCATCGAGCCTGCCCTGACCGGTGCCGGGTACTACGTGGAGGACGTCGCCGTGCGCGCGGCCGGCAAGCGCCAGCTCGTGCAGGTCGCGGTCGACAAGGACGACGCGCTCACCCTCGACGACGTCGCCGAGGCCACCCGCGTCGTCTCCCAGGCGCTGGACGAGGCCGACCCGTTCCAGGGCGCGTACGTCCTCGAGGTCACCTCGCCCGGAGTCGACAGGCCGCTCACGCTGCCCCGCCACTGGCGCCGCAACGCCGGCCGCCTCGTCGAGGTACGCCGCACCGACGGCACCGAGGTCACCGGCCGCGTGCAGAGCGCCGACGACGACGGCGCCGAGCTGCTCGTCGTCGTGGACGGCCAGGTCCGCGTCGAGTACGCCGACGTCGCCAAGGCGAAGGTCGTGGTCGAGTTCACCCGCGCCGAGGGAGAGGACGACGACGCATGA
- a CDS encoding ferritin-like domain-containing protein, with protein MTQHVDPGAFTELMAESADLHADAMRSMKEPLDEIVELAKERQAARVRRTLVGAGLATGAVALATRPAYAAGDEVSALQTAASLENLAVLAYQTALTLPYLKNPENAAFKTVAAFAKTTMAQHTDHGKAFNAKAVELGGKEQKDPNPKYAPVVTGAVPKLKKGNPLDLVELAITLEDVATSTYVKNVQDLTDPQVRLLFGTVAGVESQHLTTLIAVKALLAGKAPQLVTVKATGGAVDIAKLPAAAGSAPIPETFKKTELASPATEGAVK; from the coding sequence GTGACGCAACACGTGGACCCAGGCGCCTTCACCGAGCTCATGGCCGAGTCGGCAGACCTGCACGCCGACGCCATGCGCTCGATGAAGGAGCCGCTCGACGAGATCGTCGAGCTGGCCAAGGAACGACAGGCCGCCAGAGTGCGCCGCACCCTGGTCGGCGCCGGCCTCGCCACCGGCGCGGTCGCGCTGGCGACCCGCCCCGCGTACGCCGCCGGCGACGAGGTGAGCGCGCTGCAGACCGCCGCGTCGCTCGAGAACCTCGCCGTCCTCGCGTACCAGACGGCACTGACGCTGCCGTACCTGAAGAACCCGGAGAACGCCGCGTTCAAGACCGTGGCGGCGTTCGCCAAGACGACGATGGCGCAGCACACCGACCACGGGAAGGCGTTCAACGCGAAGGCCGTGGAGCTCGGCGGCAAGGAGCAGAAGGACCCCAACCCGAAGTACGCGCCCGTCGTCACCGGCGCCGTCCCGAAGCTGAAGAAGGGCAACCCCCTCGACCTCGTCGAGCTGGCCATCACCCTCGAGGACGTCGCGACGAGCACGTACGTCAAGAACGTCCAGGACCTCACGGACCCGCAGGTACGCCTGCTGTTCGGCACGGTCGCGGGCGTCGAGTCGCAGCACCTCACGACCCTCATCGCGGTCAAGGCGCTGCTCGCGGGCAAGGCCCCGCAGCTCGTCACGGTCAAGGCCACCGGCGGCGCCGTGGACATCGCCAAGCTCCCGGCCGCGGCCGGCAGCGCGCCGATCCCGGAGACGTTCAAGAAGACCGAGCTGGCCAGCCCGGCCACCGAGGGGGCAGTGAAGTGA
- a CDS encoding ferritin-like domain-containing protein, producing the protein MERELRAMTAQMNEMHEETFPKLRESLGDFGADLRRTLKTQASSRRAFLVGGGTLLGAVALAACSDGASPGSSGTSATTTPSATPSAANADLSALATNASLENLAVFAYGQALMDTPKGKFGKSVPPAIAEFAKHAKAQHTDHAKAFNAALTKAGGQPFTKPDPALAGPVTEMYGKVNDLPGLAKLALTLENTAAATYTKQMGELTSPEAIAAVATIAPVERQHAAILLYVLGEYPVPDTFVPLGETATSLGARPSNEAGV; encoded by the coding sequence ATGGAACGCGAGCTGCGCGCCATGACCGCGCAGATGAACGAGATGCACGAGGAGACGTTCCCGAAGCTGCGGGAGTCCCTCGGCGACTTCGGCGCCGACCTGCGCCGCACGCTCAAGACGCAGGCGTCGAGCCGCAGGGCGTTCCTCGTCGGCGGCGGCACGCTGCTCGGCGCGGTCGCGCTGGCGGCCTGCTCCGACGGGGCGAGCCCGGGCTCGTCCGGCACCTCCGCCACGACGACGCCGTCGGCGACCCCCTCCGCGGCGAACGCCGACCTCTCCGCGCTGGCCACGAACGCCAGCCTGGAGAACCTCGCGGTCTTCGCCTACGGCCAGGCGCTGATGGACACGCCGAAGGGCAAGTTCGGCAAGTCGGTGCCACCCGCCATCGCGGAGTTCGCGAAGCACGCCAAGGCGCAGCACACCGACCACGCCAAGGCGTTCAACGCGGCGCTGACCAAGGCGGGCGGGCAGCCGTTCACCAAGCCCGACCCGGCGCTGGCCGGTCCGGTGACGGAGATGTACGGCAAGGTGAACGACCTCCCCGGCCTCGCCAAGCTGGCGCTGACCCTGGAGAACACCGCCGCCGCGACGTACACGAAGCAGATGGGCGAGCTCACCTCCCCCGAGGCGATCGCCGCCGTCGCGACCATCGCGCCGGTCGAGCGGCAGCACGCCGCGATCCTGCTGTACGTCCTCGGCGAGTACCCCGTGCCGGACACGTTCGTCCCGCTCGGGGAGACCGCCACCTCGCTCGGCGCCCGGCCGAGCAACGAGGCGGGGGTCTAG